The following are from one region of the Pectobacterium actinidiae genome:
- the map gene encoding type I methionyl aminopeptidase — MAISIKTPEDIEKMRVAGRLAAEVLEIIEPHVVPGVSTGELDRICHDHITNKQQAISACLGYHGFPKSVCISINEVVCHGIPSEERILKDGDIVNIDVTVIKDGFHGDTSKMFIAGKPTILGERLCRITQESLYLALKMVKPGIRLRTLGKAIQQFAEGNNFSVVREYCGHGIGKGFHEEPQVLHYDADDGGVVLQAGMAFTIEPMLNAGDFRIRTMKDGWTVKTKDRSLSAQYEHTIVVTDNGCEIMTLRKDDTIPNIITHEQ, encoded by the coding sequence ATGGCAATTTCAATTAAAACTCCTGAAGACATCGAAAAAATGCGCGTAGCGGGTCGCCTGGCTGCCGAAGTTCTGGAAATCATCGAGCCCCACGTGGTGCCGGGCGTTAGTACTGGCGAGCTGGACAGAATCTGTCACGATCACATCACCAATAAGCAGCAGGCCATTTCTGCTTGTCTGGGCTACCACGGCTTCCCGAAATCCGTCTGCATCTCCATCAATGAAGTGGTGTGCCACGGTATTCCTAGCGAAGAACGCATTTTGAAAGACGGCGACATCGTCAACATCGACGTCACCGTAATCAAAGACGGCTTCCACGGCGATACGTCAAAAATGTTCATTGCGGGCAAACCGACCATTCTGGGTGAGCGCCTCTGCCGCATCACGCAGGAAAGTCTCTATCTGGCGCTGAAAATGGTTAAGCCAGGCATTCGCCTGCGTACGTTGGGCAAAGCGATCCAGCAGTTTGCGGAAGGGAATAATTTCTCCGTGGTGCGTGAGTACTGCGGTCACGGCATCGGCAAGGGCTTCCACGAAGAGCCACAGGTTCTGCACTACGATGCAGACGACGGTGGCGTAGTGCTGCAAGCGGGTATGGCATTTACGATCGAGCCTATGCTCAATGCCGGTGATTTCCGTATTCGTACCATGAAAGACGGCTGGACGGTAAAAACCAAAGATCGCAGCTTGTCGGCACAGTACGAGCATACTATTGTGGTAACCGATAACGGCTGCGAAATAATGACGTTGCGAAAGGATGACACCATCCCCAACATCATCACGCATGAACAGTAA